Genomic segment of Apium graveolens cultivar Ventura chromosome 7, ASM990537v1, whole genome shotgun sequence:
gataaattgttaattagagagcttgaattgaaacacgAACTAAAAGAATTTGTAATTTGTAAttgtactcagtagtgatattctgttataatcagaaaaTATGAGAAAAATGTACGGTATAATAAGAATcgttcgctataatcttaagctAAACGAGAGACATGGGTTGCACTGATTAATATTACATGaggtggtgaaatggtgagtttagaaagtGGAAGTGGATTGGTATATATGAGCATTAATTGTTgtttgtttgattgattgttggtgtcggcttgagtccgactggtagtcaataatataaaggagatgctacccaaattttcagaaaataccctacttctaaagatagaaagtatacttcgtgtgttattgatattcatgttatTACTCCAAACAATTATGATCTTGGTccttgaaagaggttgttacggtcaattcgactatatataattggtttttgattttatttagctagtcatcatttggtgcaattgatcaattgaGTGAGCTAATTGGTTAATTTTtccaattaatggtcagttaaatggaaatcgactccaattagattaagtcaaattcgGATTTGACTTCCAAAtctgaaatcaaagcaatgagaaatttggaggatatatggacaccagtagaattcaggaGTTGTTGCAAGTGCATGAGGCTTTTcttggatgaatatgcctttgtaatagacaaaagaaataaaaagttatttgtacGGACAAGTGGgaaaaatattttcaagaactaaagattgaagatagagcaaagagaaggaaggaaggaaaggaagaaaGGAGGTGGAATAAAGAAAAGGGTAATAATTGCACCAATACGGATtttattagacaatcaaagagattttagCATCTGCAATAAAGTTTATTAAAAGTCGTcatgtttctaaattgttttgacaatcatacaataaatgatctACCGAGTATTTCTATTTTGGATAAAGTATGAGATACAATTTTATTTCAgttctgattgatgttgatacttaagttgttgttaaatatcgaaggtggtattaatatagatgattgatgattacttcagaatgggatgttgtgagcatcaaagttcgtattgatatctaatttgatatgacatcaaaatgagtattaatgtcaagagtttagtgttgaataagctatgagaatgaagaacggaaataggaaagaaagtggaatcaaaaggatgatagGAAACTTTATAAGATACCAGGATgtaggtaagatatgggtattaTGTGGGACATGAGTAAAGTGAAGAGGTTGAGGAAAAAATTTTGTAAATTGAGATATGGAATGCATCTCAGAAGTACGATTAAATACCGAGGGCTGAAAGAAAATTTCCAGTGGCCAGATGTGAAGAGAAAATAGGGGGAAACACAAGTTAATAAATGTTACACCTACCCAAGAATTTAGGCGGGACATCAAAGGCTAGATGGGTACATTTCTCCAGGAGACGTCGTAGTGAAGTCACCTGAGAACTGAAGgtgaggaaagcgttaattgcattattattgataggttattcACACCTAATCATTCTCGtgtattaataaaaaatttgtccaataagtgggttagttgctgcttgaagaaatggtgatacgtcatcagatccagaaactAATTGTAGATGATCAATATTGTGTGATTTAAGATTTGACAGGAGTATCCAGAATACGATGAATTTTGTCAAAATAGAATAGTATATACCGCTATTAGATGAACGGGCATTAAGTAAGACGGAACTAAAAGGTAGGAATTTGGTTAAATATCGATAATTCAAGcgattcaagctactccgaagGTATGGTAtgagacatagatgtcaaagaagactttctgatagtatggcataaagaaagaataaacgttatatgtgactaaACGTCAAGGAAAGCATTGTATTCAGTTTCGTATGAAAACTTCTtaaaaccaaaataaatgataatatgggttaaaaatatgtcggtgatgcctccaggttGGTGTACTTTCTTCAAAATAGTAAGAGATCTTCGCTCGATAAATATACTCGATTatgattcaaggaaaataagtcatggtgataagtttgtgcgtcaGTCATATCCAGTCAAGACTTTCTCGTTCATTCTTAAGTCTAAAGTAAtttcgagaacgttagaaatcgaatacgccatggtttTAGTATCGCAGATGAACAAGAAGATTAAGGAAACGATTAACGAGCCTCGAATGTGATTGGAAGCGATTATGAACTAAGTTAATTGAACAGCAAAACATGGGAGAATGGGGTTCAATAACCAGTAGCTATTGcaaacgttcatgagcacgaattactagaattacaaagaaaggataattagtaagcattatgctaatccttttgagacagtaaaatagtcaggataagtgtaagtgagttggcttcacccCACACGTTAAGAAGATTCATAGGGTACttatatgtgtatactcaggaagagtaatttagctccattatatataaaatggagacttgagttgagttatattaGTAACAGATAGAATATGAAGTCAACGAGAGGTAGTTAAGTAATGAgtgatgctgcgagtaaaagATTATGAAAGgttgtaaggttgagggatcaacctgaaaaaaaaatggaagtgagatactaGAATGTATCGttatctgatccttagtatgattctgaggacaaaatccttttaagggggaatgatgtaatatccgggatatcgcgtgtaattatttttatcaataaataatttttatgtgatttttatgtgatttttggtgaattatttgacgattggtgttgttatgtggatgttgatatgtggtaaagtataagtgtgttaattttattatatccagaataaaatacagataattaaagtatttttatggtaatttttggagtattatatgattttatattgatttataaatttattaattattttttaaataattacaaaattattttattaagccgggaatcgtccaacctcaaccttttttacgtttttacaacccgaaactcttccgaaaattccttcttaacctaatctggtaattccggacattttctgtattttgactttttcgatccggattacagtttgacccgtgcacggcccgacgcaagattttcgatacgacaatcatttcggtgaatcaacgaaacccgtattctcgaaagacgggatattattacattatttttgtataaagtgttttataaaaagcccggtttggataattatccaatacgggtatcatATCAGATCGTTTtcgcagttacttagcggctaagtaactaatttatcgatccaaaacgatccagaacgaaccaatattccgtaaatataaatagcatatttcttatttcattttctttgtttatttatttacaaccaataaaaatatattaattacagagaaaaaaccctaaaaacgatacgttcttgaaaatcaaacgcacgaacgaaggcgttaccgaactccaATTCAAGCGTAcgatatatcaaaacgaaactctcaaaatatagaatcataatcaatcatcaaatcaaaccCAAAAAACTCAATTAATCCTTTGTCtaattgttttaattcgaattaattatgaattaaattatgaaaaattgtTATTGaagttgttgatatgatttgatgattccattgtgtagataatatttttctggtcaatttggtatattatatgtcaaaaatatagttcaataacatatagaaattgttATTTAATTCTCGGGTTATTAAATTAGGGTTAAATCGTTTGAATGTTCTAAATTGAAATTGGGTATTTTATTCCTATTGAACTTGGGTGCGAATGAGTAGTACCAATAAATAGATCGTTTGAAAACGAGTCGATTGGTGTGTACACGTTGATTCGAGGAAGCCTGGAAGCTGTTCGCCGGAAAATCGGCTCGTGGCGGCGTCGGAAAACTTCGACGAGGTTTTCCGGCCGAACCACGTGTTGGTTGATCTATTTGAGAGCAGAAACGGGCTCCTAGTGATTTGTACTATAAATCTGCAGTTTCTCAGCAATTTATGGGCAAAGGGGGACGACGGCCGGTGGTGTCCCCGCCACCGGCGCCGCCAGGTCGTCAAAGAAGACGACTAATTTACAAGTCGGCCCCCGAAGTTTTACATACTTcgtatttttaatattttggtAATAAAAACTTTCAAAAACTAGATTATTGttcttgttattttcaaaaatagtattcagttaattttaaaaatcagaatatatagattatttattttaaatttagaaaacatttatttaattttttttaaattcagaaaattgtttaattaattatttattaaaaaaaataaatcaaaattattttcttaattaattttagttagtttttaattattttaattaatcgattaatttataattaattaattaattattttaattaattattaattaattttaattgatttaataattagatttaattatttaaaattaatttaaaaatcctgaaaaatagtttcgaactttaaaatattatttaaaattattttcaagactcgataattattataaaataattttaaagtcagattcaggtgttcgaaccctattatttaattataaaatgattcagggtccaattttaattccgaaaaatgttcaaaaattcgtaataaatatctgcaaaatcattttaaccccgaatttctttgaaaaattattttgatcgaataccttacgtgttatgtgctacgtgttcactaattgatgcgttatatgcctatgtggttatggtttgactgttttattcataactatcaatccgtacgtcgaatttgggtaaaacgaagggtagataaaagctgatgacgtctatgtgacgattagaataatacgagtatgaataattgatagatacttgtgatgcctagcagagtcagcaaggcatagaaaaggaaaccagtgatccataaatagaatcgaaacgtctaaagagaaggcaagtgattgataaatagaagaaagacatagaaagagaaagaaagtggttgatgagtaaaactattagatgagtacaagtaaagtggaaatcttcggtgataaggcaagtacttctgaacttttcttcaagatatattgcaaatattttcgaactatctcataacatgtcgctattattcaaaataactcatgttttatattgtaaacgttttaaactatttaaccttgaaccctgattcttttTGACCTTGAGCCATAAACATTATTCTTCATAAACCCTGGATTGTTGAATTCCCATatacgagccagacacatacgatactactccacaaatacatatctaccacatactgatttctgatattgaattgcttgacataccaacccttattccttgtttaatagaagaccaatctttggaacccttgaacccttggtcttctactttctgattctttccacGATTggaagccaatctttttgaattccttgttatatcttcatggtattgtgaatcaccctatgcttcaagataaatgttgtttatgattcagcttattgatttacattagttatcattttgaattgttttagaattggatggtgtggaccagattcgtggtcatagtaggccaatgCGTGTCTtcgatccagtatatagagcaaagctgggagccttgctcggggttagtgcgtgactgatcagcagcctaaccttggtttttaaaataaaaagtgaatatccaattctaatcattgcttattcagaaacttgatccTTCAGAATCATTTCAGTTggtaattgtttaacctcagttattgctattatgacttactgagctagttagctcactcttgcaaatctttttatattttcaacagttgaaaaggaaattgttggtaacgaggattcccagtccaatGTGTGAGCTATGATTCCAGGTTAAGtcggatcgagctagcaggagctttatattgtagatgagttatgcaagattgtaagagcgatatcattatcagttgtaagttgaactagttgggatttggtacgatgtaataaaagataaggttgtggcttgttttcatacttgaacctgtagcGATCCATGGTTATGAAAAGAAGAgccaatgcatataatattttgtatacaggtttatatattatgcttgtgtgtgttgtgagtcccaaacttctgacccgggtttggagggcgttacatttGCTCTAACTTGTATAAtcggaatggggtataatttgtagtttggttgacctctcattttggttatccctttACATCACGACCTTcggatcttcttcatcaaataatcagagccGTTAGATCCACATACTAAAAAAAATAAACTACACAAGTTCTCGGGTTCAaatcccgtcaacaacaaacatttatataattatttataaaaatacatataagttCTTAGGCTGGAATCCCgttaacaacaaacatttatattatttataaagatacatataagtttttCAGATTCGAATCTCActcaccaacaacaaatatttacattattatttatgaataagatctcatcaatcatatactatttatactatttgaacctaatttgaaattataattatataatcattatttagtatttaattatttatatagaattttaataaaattatatgaaataaaattaaaaatatataaatattaaccaagacccgtgcatcgcacgggccgtaagctagtatatataatagagcaaataGGGGTTGGATGAGAAATTTTATGACACttaaaattacttaattaccgCACATTAATAAATACAAATAATTGTCAAATTTAATACCATGTATTAATTGCACCTAAGTCATTATTACCCCTTATTAATAAATAcgaataatttttatatttaataacaTGTGTTAATTACACCTAactcattaatattaataattttatatcTATTACCGGTTATATTTAATATTAACAACCTATAAATTAGATATCTAATTTTTTATCATAtttacctatatatatatattaaattctTATTTTTCCGAAGATtctatataatatatatttattttcaataaataaatttaatatgtTAACTAATTTGAAAATGACAACGTTAGTATATCAAGTATTAAACCTAAGAAATATAAGAGATATTATCTTTGAATACTAATAAAAAAGTGGGGTATAAGGGGGTTTATAATAAAATTGAGATTATTATCATATGGGGCCAAATTGAATATAAACTAATATTGGTTTAAAGATTTTGAATATATTTTACAATAGTAAGGTCAATCATATTTCTTATATCAACCAGTTTAATTTTTTTTCCAAATATATAAATGAaagatttataagattaattgaTACTTTTGTCGATAAATTGTTAGAAGGCAACCGAACTATATTATAGAGCAAAATAAGAGTATAAAACATTTTTTCCATTTTCGGTCAAAATCGATAATTTTGCGGTCAAAATTTGACAAATCGAGCACATGATTTGAGGCTGTGcagagaagaaaaggaagaatAAAAATTCTTGAGTTGTCGAAGAACGATGATTTTAAATGAAGAAATTGGACGACTGCCGATTGGAAATTGGAAAGTGGAAAGATAAGGGAAGAAGACAAGAAAAATGAAGAGAGATGTGTAAAAATTATTAAGAATCGTATTGTTTGAATGAATAATGCACACAAAACAATGTTATAACTCGGTATGGATGTACAAATAACAACATGACAATTTTACACATCTcacttataattattttatttatatattttaaaaatatataaaaatatgtCCAATTTTATTCCGATTTAACAGTTCGATAAATCACAAATTTGTAGTTCAACCGAtttatttcaatttttaatttttataaccATAAATGactaaattaattataaatatatttattatagaAAATGAAGTATATTAAAATATGTATTCATATTGTCAATTGTACAATATTATATCCAATATGTAGGCTTTCATATTCAATCAATCATTACATTTTATGCTAAGGAATGTAAGAATTACAGCAAAAAAAAATACCTCATATTCATTGTATCACATGTAAACAATTGTAGTAACTCTTTTAATTAACTTCCTAATATATCATTCTTATTAATAGTCTCTTATgagttataattatttttatgagAAATGTTTGCTTTCATTTGCATTATATTTGATCGTATATTTCGACTTTATTAACACACATTCAATTCAGTTTGAATGAAAACACGTTAATTACATTATCGATCTCAATTTCATAAAAACGATCTCAATTCCATAAAAATAGATATTTATTTAATTGATCTATCAGGAAACTAACATGAATATATCGCCAATAATTATAGATAAAATAACATCAATTCACATAAATAGAGTATACCCGTGCATTGCACATGTCATAAAagtatttattttttctaaaactgTAATCTTTAATCTTTTGTTGGACCTCTAGACACTGTATATTTATTGGTTTAAAAGCAATGGAGGTCACGCCAGGGAAAAGTTATGAAAGATAATTATAGTCCATCTAATTTGCCCTTTTTGAACAGTTTACTTAATATTAAAAATTTCAATCTATCTGCAGTTTCGAATTACCGATAATTTTTTAACAAACAATATATCTTTCGAAAATCACCAAGGCAGGGCAGGACAGCAAGAGTTTCAATCAAATAATGATAACATTGAACAACTTTTTGGAGGGATGAATCAGCTCAAAAACACAAAAGCCAGCTGCAGCCAAGTTAGATTCTCTTGCAAACATCGACCAACCGGCATCGAATTTGGCAGTTGCCTTGTAAACGCGGCACTTAACTGACCAAACTCTTCTGTCTGCAAGTTGAAGGATAACGTCACATTGGTCTTCGGTTACATATCTCTTTATAAAGCTCTTGGCCAAACACTGCAACGACAAGACTCGGTGATAAATCAAAGTAGTGTCATAGTTAATTATCCAAAACATAACTCAAACCGGTTAGTTGAGAAGCTTACTACGGATCCACCATACAAGTAAGATGGGCATACTTTAACTGTGAAGAAAGGATTTTCGGATTTGAAAGCTTTAACTGATTTATAAACTCTAGCTTGCTCTGCATCAATTCTTATACTCTGCAATCTATTATCTCCAACTGTCAAAAATCGATATCAGAAAACACCTTAAATACAAGTATGCatgataaattttaaataaaagaatATGCTGGAATGCAAATTACTTTGTGATGAACACATGACAGACAAATTTTAATTTGGATAATAATGTTCAGATCCAGTAACTCACAAGTTGTTTCCTTATCTGCCCGAAAAATAGAGACGTTGAATAATTTTCTGGAGGTGTTGATCAGCTCAAAGACACAAACATCACCTACATTCATTAAATTGTCTCGTGCAAAACCATTCCATCCACCACTAATTCTACACTGGTTTAAAACCAAATTCACATTGCAATAAACTTGCCAAGTTCTTCCTCCAACTTGAAATATAACTTCATCGCCTTTCTTCCACTTTTTATAAGCCTCTGGTTATGTACTGTGACAAGAAGAAAAATTAACAATTTAGTTTAAGAGCTATTGGTACATCTTCTAAAATTTTATGTAAAATATTAAACACATCGTGCTCTTGTAAAATTGCATTTTGAATATCAAAAGAACAAGTTTGGTTTGTAAAAGTTGGAACCTCTGCTACGTATACTAATGTACATTATGTTTACCAGGCCAGTCCCTCTTCCATTCACATGAAATGGATGCATAACAGTGATGAAAAAGGGATTCTTCGATATAAAAGCTTTTGCTAAGGCAAGTGCTTTATCTTCTCCCCACTCGCCATTTCCAACTTCTGGAAAATGTCAACACACACATAAACAAAGATGCAAGTTACATCTTCACTGTATACAATATAGAAAAGAGTAAACCAACTCCGAGGAAATTATACCATTCTGTTTCCGGGATTTTGGTCTTTTACGGCAGGCATCTACACGCAAAGAGTTTCCACTTGTCTTCTTACAAGACTGGGACAAGTTGAAATTACTAGCTTAAAAAAGTAATTAAGTATGATCTAATAGCTAGCTTAGATATATTAATAGGTCATTATGAATCCAAGATACAAGCAAGATACACTTACTCTGACTGTAACCGATGCACGCACTCCAGCTTCCTCAGCTTCACTTACCCGCGGTGATCTTTTATTTTCTCCACCTGAAATATATGATTTCACTGACTGCATGATCAGGTGAAAAGTACAGTATGTAATTTATGCTAAAATTAAATGATTGACAAAATACACCTAACACAACATACTTCATAATTACAATGAGTGCAGATCATACAAATACAATAATGTTCTGAGGTAGTAACTAACAATTTTTTTCTTTTGCAGCTCGAAATATGGCAACCTGGAGCACTTTTTTAGAGGGGTTGATCAGCTCAAAGACACAAACATCACATACATTCAGTGAATTATCTCGTACAAATTTATTCCATCCACGACTGATTCTACAATGGTTGGAACCCAAATTCAAACTGCAATAAACTGCCCAAGTTCTTCCTGCAACTTGTAGAATAATTTTGTCGTTGTTTTTCCAGTTTTCATAAGCCTCTTCAAAAGTCTTAGTTACATGCTGAGAAAACCAAGTAATAATCAATTTCTTATATATTTAAAAGCCTTAAAAAAATTACGTGCAAGTCCATATACGAAAGTACTCTGTAACCATAAAATAAAAGTACGAGTAAGAATTGTAAAAATTGAAGTTTGTTTACCAAACTAGGCCATCTTCTATATCCAATATTAGAGGGTTTCATAGGTTGAATGAAAAAGGGGTTCTTAGATTTATAGGCTTGAGCTGAGGCAAGAGCTCGATCGCCATCTTCTTTTGCTGCTATATACAAATCAAGACAAACCAATATATCTAAGTAACATTCTTTCATAGTATGGATTTCAATAAAGACTAAAATGGAGGAACTAATACCTTCTTGTTGCAATTTTGCTTCAACATGAGGAGAGTTTGTTTTCATCTTCTTACAAGGCCTAACCGCATCACCTGAACTACTTGAATTATCATCACAACTAGTTGAATCATCAAAACTAGTTGAGTCTTCAATATCGATAACCATTTGATTTAATTTAACAGAATTAAGTTTGTCGCTACTAGCTAACGGATAATCTATCTCTGAGgaacttgggtcaaatataaGTAATTGAAATCTCGAATCTCCCTGGTATTCTAAAACTAACAGATAACCAACACATATCGAATAAAACTTTGCGAATTCTGGCCAACCATTTTGCAGCCAAACCCCGCCTTCGTGTCTTTCTAAATCAATCGACCAAACCGAACCATTAGGAGCATGCAAGAGAATACTATCTTTTAGGTTCTCACCGAAAATCCTAGCAAAATTTCTGGGAATCATCTGCGTACAGAAATATAAATTGAATAGAATCACATTGCACAGAGAGAGTGAACAGATTATGAAATACAAATATGTTACATGAGTTCTATCTTTAAGGGAAATGCGAAAATCTTACAAGTTTAGAACGTGAGCCAATGTCTGAAAGTATAATCTTAAAAAAGCGGATAGGTTTTGTAGACAAATCGGGAGACTTAGAAGAGGCCATGTCAAGCTCAACCAGCAGGTTATGAATAAAGATTTGGAAAAGTAATGGTTATGTTATGTATACAACACAAACACATATGTATTGCACACTAATGATGTACGTTACTATCTACTCTGTAATTAATATATTTTCTTGTAACCGTCGTACACACTGCCAATAAATTTTAAGAGAAAGTTTAAACATATTATTTACATCTGAACTTTAAAACTTCTGTTATAAACATTTTCACCAAGATATATTCAGAAAATATAATGCATTCTCGTTGCAGCAATAAACAACATCTTCACTGGTACATCTACTGGTTCACGGGGACCATGGAGAGCCAAAAATATCATATAAAACCCATATCACCTACTAAGATCACCGGTCACACAAAGTTCCCTTGAAATTTGATGATTAGTTTCGAAAAATGATAACATTCAGCAACTTCTCGGAGAAATTGATCAGCTCAAAAGCACAAACATCACCTGCAGCCAATTGGTTTGCTCGTGCAAATCTATTCCAACCACCACTGAATTTGGTACCGTTGT
This window contains:
- the LOC141672788 gene encoding B3 domain-containing transcription factor VRN1-like; translation: MASSKSPDLSTKPIRFFKIILSDIGSRSKLMIPRNFARIFGENLKDSILLHAPNGSVWSIDLERHEGGVWLQNGWPEFAKFYSICVGYLLVLEYQGDSRFQLLIFDPSSSEIDYPLASSDKLNSVKLNQMVIDIEDSTSFDDSTSCDDNSSSSGDAVRPCKKMKTNSPHVEAKLQQEAAKEDGDRALASAQAYKSKNPFFIQPMKPSNIGYRRWPSLHVTKTFEEAYENWKNNDKIILQVAGRTWAVYCSLNLGSNHCRISRGWNKFVRDNSLNVCDVCVFELINPSKKVLQVAIFRAAKEKNCGENKRSPRVSEAEEAGVRASVTVRSCKKTSGNSLRVDACRKRPKSRKQNEVGNGEWGEDKALALAKAFISKNPFFITVMHPFHVNGRGTGLYITRGL